From the Ammospiza caudacuta isolate bAmmCau1 chromosome 1, bAmmCau1.pri, whole genome shotgun sequence genome, the window CCCTCAGGCCATAGCTGAGGCAAGAGTCATCTATTGCTGCCAGGGTGCTCTTGGTATCTTCAGTCACCTCCAGCCTTTAAAAGAACAGAATTTTGTTACCATTTCAGCTACTTGGACTGAGCCTCTTGGGATAATATTAACAGTTGTTAAACCTAATAATGTTATTTTTGTTGTATAAAAACATTTCTGCCTCATAAATCACCGAGCATTTCTGTTGCTTAGCATTTCTCAAAAAAAAGTACAacaataatatataaatatttttggcaCTTGAAAACGAAGTATCATCTATATTCTCTTAATCTGTAAGAAAAATGACCTCAATACTGCACAAAATTTTCTTACCTTCAAAAGCACATGAATGTTTTGTGAAGAAGAGTAGTGAAGGGAAATTTACCCTTCAAAAGTAAAAGGTGCTTTTGTTTCTGAGGGTGGCTGTTTCCCCAGCTTCTGAAACCTGACCTATTTTCTCTTGGGGCAGTTGTGATATTAGAAATCTCATGAATTGGGCTGTGTGTCGAGAGAGACACAACAGGAAAGGTTTATTCTTGGATGATGTGTTCATTACACCAGTGCTGTTCCCTGGGTGTGGGAAGAGAGGGGAGCCACTTCTGCCCTGCACATCAGAGGGGTGGATCAGCAGTGGTGGATGTCACTGGGCTTTGTGACCCAGCTCTCACTCCTCCCCCGTGGTGAAAGGACTCAGGAGTCCCAAAGGGACTGAACACATGGATAGCTGGATAGGAAAAATGATTGAATGCTAACAATACTTCTTTCAAAGTTAAAACCTAGATTATCAGTTAGAGAGCTGGGCATTCAGTTTTCATGGGTTAGCTTGATGTCAGATTGTTCAAActttaaaactgcttttttaatttcctttagaaggaaataaatagcTATGTGTTCTGTGTTGCAAGCACAAGTATACAcatggctgggagcagccctgttGTTtctggcagcctgtgctgtaTGTGGTACCTGTGAATGTTTCTCCAGTTGAAATTTTTATTCCTCATCACCACAGGAGGAACTGGATTCATCTCGGTGTTGTTGTTAGTGCACTGGGTGAGACAGGGTGTTGTAAGGACACAGCAGAGACCATCAGCAACTTCTGAACAGAAAATGAACACACAGACAGTTAATCTTTGCttactgttttctttccctgttgCATGCTCAAATAAACAGTTTTCgactcagcagcagcagtcaaAAGTTGTGTTCTCAGCAAGGAGACATTAACACAGgcttaatttttcctttcctcatacctttgcattttaatttttcattggGCATATTTTATACAGTACAAGTGAGGAACTGAGACTCAGAAAGGCAATGTGACTTGCTCAAAGACTACAAAGAATCTTGTGACAATAGAAAATTAAACCCACTTTTTCTGAGCCTTCGTTGAGTTCTGCTTTGCTTCCTATTGTCTCAGCCATGCAAAATGAGCGTAAAAAAGGTCAGATTGGATTGTGTGCACACCTACTCTTCTGTGGAACATGACTGTGGAAAGAATTGGGGTTCCCATATTACCTTAATCAATGTTTCTGTGCTCTACCTTCTTGCTCTGTTAGGAACATCACAGATACTCTTCTGCCCAAATAGAGAACATGATGCCTAAATGCTGGTATTCTACAACTCTGAGTCTTATTTCAGAGTGAGATTTTGTATCTTCTTATggtgagggaaggaggagacCTAAATCTAACTATGCTCCTCTTACACCTATAACCCAAGTGAAAATGTTTGTTGTTACAAGTTTTGGGTTCTGCCCCAGCCCAGATTTTAggcttgtttccttctttctaGATAGTGAAAGGTGTCAACTAGCTAACATGTAAATACACATGTATCTACTGTCCAAATTCTTACTCTCTTTATGTCATTGGACTTGAAAGTTTCATTTGCTTGTTTTAAATATGGATCACTAATCTCCTTAGTTTTGTCTTTGGCCATCATACTTTTTCTTTTACCTGTGAAACAGTTAGGAATGGAATCTTcacacttttaaaattacagagtATCCATTGCTTGCTAAAGCACAGAATCTATTGTTCTCTTGTAACTTTTAGGCAATTTGTTCTTTGCAATTTCCTTCCTCATTTTAGAATACTCTCATTATGATGCATAGTAACTGCAGCCACTTAACTGTGTTGCTTGTCAAGGTACCTTTCTGACACCTTTCTGATATGGGTAAATTCCCATAAATCTGGAAAACTGTCATTGAAAAAGTGTCATCCACTGGACTGACGTTAGTAACAGTGGCACTGACTCTGCAATTGAGCTAACAGCTTGAGCCTCTTGATATAAGCTCTGCTGATAAATTCCTGCCATGCACTTCTGCTAAAGTGATAGGGAAGAAGCTCACAACGTTTCTGAAAATTTTCTACTGCAGATAAGGTTGTGTGCTGTAGTGGTTCTTTGGGGAAATGTGAATAGAAACCTGGTGTTGCATGCCCTGAAGTTATCTGCCTGCCTAAATGGCAAATAAATGAATGGCAGACATCTTCATGTTGGCAAACAGAGTCAGCCAGGAGTTGCAATCTGTCTCTGGAAGTCAGATCTACAGGTACATGGCTTCTGTACAGCTGAACATTTTTGTATATTCACACTTTGGCTTTAGCAGTGCTCATAGAGGGTCTGGGCATCCCTGACCTGTGCTGACCTCCAAACTGCAATTGGAAGTTCTTTAGGGAACCCCTAGACCCTGGTGTTTGGCTCAAACAGTGTTATTGACATGGCTATACAATATCCTACAAAACACCAATGCAGACAGAGCCCATCTGGCCTTATTTAGCTGAATTCTTGTATTGATTTCAGTTATACTGTTATGGGCAGCATATTTTAATTTAGGatgaaaaatgaagtaaaatgtACAAACCAAAACTTTTTCCATTGCTTGTTTTGTGGCAATATTTGCAAGTCTTGGACATAAGCAAAACTTCTTGTTCTGGACCTTTGATAGATAGTTTTACAGTTGCCAGTggaaaatttgttttttctacACTCATTTTTACCTGAGTAGTGATTGACAAGGTCTTCAAGGCACTGGAAGGTTTGTCGTGGAGAGATGTAATACCAGTTATTGGGGAGGCGGAAGATCCTGTAATGTTTCACCTGCCTGTGCCTCACTGACAAGGAATATAACcctggagagagagaagaaCTAATTACACCAAAGTAGGGCTGCTTGGGTGTCTGTAGCAGAATAGAGTATCTGTAAGGTGTGGTGCCATTACTCAAACCACCTCAGAAATAGCTGAAAAAACGCAAGTGGCCATCTTGTATttcttattatattttatagatatacataaatataacatGACTTGAGATTTTGGTTGAATTTAATTTCAACCAAATTAAATTCAACCAAATTTCTGGTGTGCTTTTCCTTTATTATTGCTGGCATGGGATCTTTTGAAAGGGCACAAAGAAAATAGGCCTTTACAGAGTTGTTTGCCCTCCACTGAATAGGGAGATCAGACTCCCAGGCTGGTACTCTTCTATGTACAGCTTAGAGTAATGCAGTAGCTGAGACCTGGTAATGCAGTCATGGCAGGAGATGACCACttgggtttttctgtttctttgtttaGAACTGTTCTGCAGCATTTATTGAAAAGGACTAAATGCCAATCCTAAATTTCTTTGAATTTAGTATAGATATTAAGAAGGTAATTGGCCTGTGGTATGCAAGAGGTCAGAAGAGATGATGTGTTATTCCCTTTTATGTGTAGTATCATGATATTAGAATGTGTTCTGGTGcttcagaaaagaaatacaGCATGTTGCACATGGGAGatttgttcagcctgaagaagagcAGACTGAGGGGAGCCCTTATTGCTAATTGTGTTCAACATcctcagcaggggcagcagaggggcagacCCTGATCTCTTGTCTTTAGTGACCAGTGGCAGGACCAAGGGAATGgtctgaagttgtgtcaggggaggtttaggttgaatagcaggaaaaggtttttctccCAAAGGGTTTTTGGGCCCTGGAACTgtctccccagggcagtggtcacagcaccaagcctgacagagtgcAAGAAGGgcttggacaatgctctcaggcacatggtgggatTCTTGGAGtgatcctgtgcagggccaggggctggactcagtgatccctgtaggtcccttccaagtcaggaattctatgattctgtttCTATGTCCCcattgaagaaaataaaagtataaaGTTGGTACAGTATAATTTccatgtaaaaagaaaaaaaaaataaaattgaagaccagtcatttttaaaaataaataaaagaccTCCCTTTTTTATATAGTAAACACTTATCCACCACCCCCTAGTACTTGGTGTGCATTTTACACCTTCTTGAATCAATCCTTTGTGGACAAAGGCAAAATTGTGACTTTTCCTTCATTGAAAGTCCCACTGTCTCATCAGGTTTGCATGCAACCAAAGTAAATAATTGTGTTTAAACAACTGAGTCTTGTTTGTGCTGATTCCTGTGGAACTTTCCATGTCCATCAATAACCCCGTTTCCAGTAGGTGACTGGTAAAGGCTGGCACACTGCACTGGGTGCCTTCACCTTCCCATTACATGCCTTTTCTGGTTTTGGTCTGATCCATATGAAGCAGGACAGGGAGTGAATTAAAGAGCTGTAAAAGAGTTAATGCCTGAGATCAAGaggtaaaatatctgtattgtctcacctTTCCTAGTTTCACTCTCTCTGATCATGAAGGAGCCGACCTTGGTGTTGGGCAGCTGTAGAAGTTCCTCCGCTTTTTCTCTTCCCAGCCCTTCAAATAACCAGCTGTgaagcaggaaaaaacaaattctGAAATTTGGACACCAGTGGAACAGTGAGCAGCATGTGGCTGTGAAAGTGCTGCATTAGCCAGGAAAAGTGACTGCAAAAATAACACTGTGGCTTTCTATAGATATTCTCTCATCTATATTCAGCCCTATTTCCCCAGTTTATGGAGAAACTTTTGCTGGTTTTGAGTTCCATTAACCTTTGTGAGGTTAAGAGAAGAGTAATAAGATTTGGACTTATTagggaaaacaaaacttttggagCTGCTTTGATCTGTATTTCTGGGTA encodes:
- the SLA gene encoding src-like-adapter, translated to MGNTVKAPRASEETNTLSQTGQESDFLAVLYDYPSADISQPIFHVGEKLRVLSDEGGWWRVHSLTTGRENYIPGKYVAKVYHGWLFEGLGREKAEELLQLPNTKVGSFMIRESETRKGLYSLSVRHRQVKHYRIFRLPNNWYYISPRQTFQCLEDLVNHYSEVADGLCCVLTTPCLTQCTNNNTEMNPVPPVVMRNKNFNWRNIHRLEVTEDTKSTLAAIDDSCLSYGLRESIASYLSLTEDDNASFASARKKKSQSLIYTGNKHKSALPLPPRYYDN